A portion of the Deinococcus hopiensis KR-140 genome contains these proteins:
- a CDS encoding response regulator has protein sequence MTRLFRVAIIDDSLPDLLLAQEAFEGLEHPVFVQTYSSSSTAVKALQRAGATLPDVILLDINMPTMNGFDVLKVLKADGRLSLIPVVMLTTSNEERDVHQAYSLFANSYVVKSPSFGTFVEQVETFVVFWRSSRLVNWPERLLPPKP, from the coding sequence CATCATTGACGACAGCCTCCCCGACCTCCTCCTCGCTCAGGAGGCCTTCGAGGGGCTTGAGCACCCTGTGTTTGTGCAGACCTATTCTTCGAGCAGCACGGCAGTGAAAGCCCTCCAACGGGCTGGGGCAACTCTCCCGGACGTGATCTTGCTGGACATCAACATGCCCACCATGAACGGCTTTGACGTCCTTAAAGTCCTGAAGGCAGATGGCCGCCTGAGCCTCATTCCTGTCGTTATGCTCACCACGTCCAACGAAGAGAGGGATGTCCACCAGGCCTACTCGCTGTTCGCAAATTCCTACGTCGTCAAGTCGCCCAGCTTCGGTACGTTCGTTGAGCAGGTAGAGACCTTCGTCGTGTTCTGGAGAAGCAGCCGTTTGGTGAACTGGCCTGAGCGCCTCCTTCCGCCAAAGCCTTGA